The DNA segment GAAGTACACCGGGACGAGCAAGGGCGGCTGACCGGCGCGGATTTCGAGCTCCCGGTTGCGCTCGTGTCCACCCGGTCAAAGCGGCGCTCGGACAAGAAGGTCGGGTAGCCTCTGGTGCCGGTCGCGCGCGGCCGCTAGGATGGCCTCTTTTGCCTCTAGAGTGAGTTGGAGCCGGGGTCCAGCAGGCCCTAGGGCGGCGAGGGGGAGCGAGGTCCCTCCCGGCCCGCTCGCCGACGCAGAACGCGATACTGGGCACCGGGTGGTGCCCGCGGTGCCGGAGGAGCCAGCGGGGTCGTGACGCCCAACGCGCGGCAGGGAACAGGCGCTCGACCTCCCGAGACGCTCGGGAAGAAGAGAGGAACGCCCGCTGATGACCGGCGAAGCGAACGGCCTATGACCGTGCGGCTCATCCAAGTCGAACCCGATCTTGGGGCGCAGGACGTCATGGATCGGGTGTGGCACCAGCTCCTCGCGGATGATCCTGCTGCGGAGGAGTCAGCGTGAAGGCAGCTCTCTACGTGCGCGTCTCGACAATCGACCAGGTCGAGAAGTGGTCGCTCGCGGCCCAGAAGCGGGCCCTCGTGGAGTTCGCCGAGCGCCAGGGTTGGACGTACGGGGTCTATGAGGATGCCGGGATCTCCGGGGAGACGCTGGACGCTCGTCCCGCAATGTTGCGGCTGCTCGAAGATGCCCGGGCCGGGCAGATCCAGGTCACCGTGGCGATCGAGATGGAGCGGTTCAGCCGGTCGGAGAGCCTATTCGACTGGCTGGTGATCAAAAAGGCATTCCGGGAGGGCAAGATCAAGTTCGGGACGCCGCAGCAACTCTACGATCCAGCGGATGCCGAGGACGACTTCCTTACAGACCTTTTTGGAGCGCTCGCCAAGCGCGAGAAGCGCAAAATCCTGGAGCGCACCCGTCGCGGCCGGCTGGAGGCGGCACGCCGGGGACGGTTCGTGGGCACGCGCATCCCGATCGGCTACCGGCTCGCCTCGCCGGGCGTCTTGGAGGTCAATGAGCAGGGCGCGCGCATCGTGCGACTGATCTTCGACCTAGCGCTGCGGGGCCGCAGCACGAGGGCGATCGCCCGAGACCTGTTACGGCGCGGGATTTCGTCGCCCCGGGGGGTCCGGACGTGGACGCACTCCGAGGTGGGCCGCGTCCTGCGCAACCCGGCGTACGTCGGGCGGATGCGGTTCAACCGCCGTCGCGTGGTCCGCGAGGGCGCCGGCCGCCGGCTCGCGCCAACCCCCGAGCACGAGTGGGTGGAGATCGCGATCCCTCGCCTCGTCAGCGAGGAAACGTTCCGGCGCGTCCAGGACCAGCTCCGCCGGAACCTCCTGTTCTCGCCGCGCCGGAGGAAGGCCACGTACCTCGTCGCCGGCCTCATCCGCTGCGGCGTGTGTGGGGCCGCCAGATCAGGATCGAGCGCCGACGGTCGCGGGTACTACCGCTGCAACAACGCGATCGACCCAAAGCCCGGGCACGAGCGATGCCGGGCCCGTCCGGTCCGGTCCGACAAGTTGGACGCGGCGGTGTGGGCCCAGGTGGTCGCCTCACTGCGCCAGCCGGACGTGATCCTCGAGGCGGCCCGACGATACCGGGAGTCGCATCTCGGGCAGCGCGACGAGCTGCTAATACGCCTGGAGGCGTTGCGGACCGCGATGTCGCGGGTCCCGGAGGAGCGCGAGCGGGTGCAGCGGCTGTACCGTGAAGGGCTGGCTTCGTTCGAAGAGACGAAGAGTCACGTGGGCGAAATCGACCGCAAACGCTCGGCGCTCCACCAAGAGAAGGAGACGCTCGAAGCGCGCTTGTCCATGCAGACCGCGGACGAGGCGGAGGCGGATCGCCTAGGTCGAGTGGTCCGGCGCGTTGCCGACCGGCTCGAGCTGCTATCGCCTGGACAGCGCGTCGAGGTCATCCGCGCGTTCGTCCGTCGGGTCGTCGTCCTACCGGGTCCCGAGATCCAGGTCCATGCCTTCGTGCCGGTCCCCGGTCGCCAGGAGGAGCAGCAGTACGTGGGGGCGACATGGGAGGCAGCGCTGTCATGAACCCGACCGGGTTGTATTGCGGAGCGTTTGTCAGCCCAAAGGCGCCCGACAGACTCGCCGCCGCCATGTTGAAGAGATTCGTCAGAGGGCCGAACAGGTCGCCGGTCGATGCGCCGCCCGAAGGTCCAGGAGTCTGTCCGGCGGCTGGAGCGACCGACATCAGGATGGTGACGAGTCCGAGTGCCCCGCTCGCACGTCCACGAAGCCACACGTCACGATGCCTCCGTCACCAGAATGATCAGCGGCGTTCCCGTGGGGATCTCGATCGTCGGCACCCAGGATCCGGGGGCGCCGGGTGGGCTGAGTTCCTGTGCCATGCGCGCCGCCACATAGGTCCAAGCTGGAGCCGTCTGTCCCCCGGAAATTTGAACCCCTCCGTCAAAGATGTTCACGGTATCCTGGCGTGCGACGGCCTGAAGATAGTCGGCGGTGGCCTGCAGAGTGGCCGCGGCGACGGCGTTGGCCGCGGCGGGGTGGCGCATGGATGTCCGCCCGGAGAGACCGGGGACAAGGCTGCCGGGATCAAGCGCCAGGCCGCGAACCAGATGCCCCTGTTGCTTCTCAACGAGCGTCATCTGGATGCGGCCCGCCGGACCGACCACCGCTTGTCCGAGCCAGATCCCCGGCGGGTCGGCGACTTGAACGACAACCGGCACGGGCGGACCGCCCGGCACGTTGAGAATCCCCGTCACCAGCGTGGCGGAGAGCCGGGTGCCCGGAGCCAGAGAAGGCCCAGCGTCGTGTGCGTTCGCCGGCGAGGGATCCGCGGGGGCGGTGGGCGTCGTTGCCGAGGCGTCGGCGGCGCGATTGTACACCACGGGGGAAAACCCGCTGAGATCCCCGGACGGTCCGCGGTCGATCACCGGGCCGATTGGGACGCTGATCACGATGGGGTTTCCCGGGGGACGCGACGCGAAGCCGGAGGGTTCCACGGGTTCGAATAACGGTGGAACCGGAAGGACGCCGGCCGTCGAGGCCCTGGGTTCACCCTGTGGAACGACGGGCTCCCCTTCCTGCGGGCGGAACGGCGCGGTGAGAAGGCGAGGCAACTCCGCCCTGATGGCGGCGGTATCGTCAGGCCCCGGTTTGGACACCGCCACGGGCGGCGCCGGCAAGGGGAGGGCCCGGTGGCGGAAGGCGATCGAGAGCCCGAGCAGCACCAGGGCCAACGCGGCGATCGCCAGGGGCACCGCGGCCGCCACCTCGCGTTTGGCCAGAAGCCGGTCCCCCACGCTGGTCTCATATTCCCCCCACCAGAAGAACAACCGCCTCAACATGCCTCGCCGCCGTCGTCGCCGGAACTCGTCCTCGCTGTCGAGGCGGATCTGGGATCCCGAAATCTCCGCCAGCACCTGCGAGTACGTCGCCGGTGCCTCTACGGCAAGCCGGGCGAGAACCGCCGGGATGACTTCGGGCGCCAGGTCCACGTCGTCTCCAAGCGTGCCGCGGATCCGTTGGGCCGTCTGCTCACTCAAGGCAATTTTCATCCGCACCCTCACCCATTGTGATAGGTATATATTCCAGCATCAGTATATCTATCAACTTCATTGTGTCAAGAGGCGAACTCCTGGCCCCTATCGAAATTTGTCTCCCATGACTGCACCCACCCGAGAGCGCCTGCGCGTTCCGGTGGAGGCGCTGCGCTGGACGTGCGACCTCACCTCTCTCGGTTTTGCGACGACGGCGGACCTCCCCCGTGAGTCCGCGATCGTCGGGCAGGTTCGAGGGGTGCGCGCGCTGCAGTTCGGCTTGGGGATCGACCAACCCGGGTACAACATTTTCGTAAGCGGCGCGCCGGGGACGGGCCGGAGCACGTACACGCGCGGCGAGGTCGAGCGGGCCGCGCAGGCCAAGCCCGTCCCCTCCGACTGGTGCTACGTCCGGAACTTCGCTGCGGCGGATCAGCCGGTGGCGATCTCCCTCCCCGCCGGCGAGGGGCAGGCCTTCCGCGCGCAGGTGGCCGACCTTGTGACCGAGGTCCGGGAGGGCCTCCGGCGGGCGTTCGCGAGCGAAGCCTACGAGCAGCAGCGGGCGACGGTCGCCAAACAGTACGAGCAGCAACTGGGAGAGATCTGGCAGGCCCTCGAGAACCAGGCGAAGATCCGCAGCCTCATGCTCCAGCGCACGCCGACCGGCATCCTGACGGTGGCGGTGGACCTCCAGGGACGGCCGATCACCCCCGAGGTCTTTCAGTCGCTCCCGGAGGGTGAACGCCAGCGCATCGCCGATCGCAGCAAGGAGCTCGAAGAGGTCCTGGCCGAAGCGCAGCGCAAAGCGCGCAGCCTCGAACGCGAGGGGCGCGAAGCCCTTCGCCAGTTCGACGCGCAGACGGCGAAGTTCGTGATCGACACCCCGGTGGAACGCCTCAAGGACGCGGACCGCGACCACGCCAAAGTCGTGGCGTTTCTCAACGCGATCGAGCAGGACATGCTCGAACACCTCGCCGAACTCCGCGGCGACGACGAGGGCGAGCGGCCGCGTCAGGAGCTGCCATTTCCCCGCCAGGATCCGTACGCCCGCTATCAGGTCAACCTCCTCGTGGATCATCGGGGCACCCACGGGGCGCCCGTGATCATCGAGACCAACCCGACCTACTACAATCTCGTAGGCAAGGCGGAGTACCGGTCGGAGTTCGGAGCGCTGCTCACCGACTTCACGATGATCAAGGCGGGCGCGCTCCATCGCGCCAACGGCGGGTTTCTCATCCTCCAAGCGCGCGATGTGCTCACGAACCCGTACGCCTACGATGGACTGAAGCGCGCGCTCCGCAGTCAGGAGATCCGGATTGAGCACCTGGGGGAGGCGGCGGGGCTGCTGCCGACCGCGACGCTTCGGCCGGATCCGATCGCGCTGGACATCAAAGTGGTCCTGATCGGGACCCCGGATGTCTTCCACCTGCTGTA comes from the bacterium genome and includes:
- a CDS encoding recombinase family protein, coding for MKAALYVRVSTIDQVEKWSLAAQKRALVEFAERQGWTYGVYEDAGISGETLDARPAMLRLLEDARAGQIQVTVAIEMERFSRSESLFDWLVIKKAFREGKIKFGTPQQLYDPADAEDDFLTDLFGALAKREKRKILERTRRGRLEAARRGRFVGTRIPIGYRLASPGVLEVNEQGARIVRLIFDLALRGRSTRAIARDLLRRGISSPRGVRTWTHSEVGRVLRNPAYVGRMRFNRRRVVREGAGRRLAPTPEHEWVEIAIPRLVSEETFRRVQDQLRRNLLFSPRRRKATYLVAGLIRCGVCGAARSGSSADGRGYYRCNNAIDPKPGHERCRARPVRSDKLDAAVWAQVVASLRQPDVILEAARRYRESHLGQRDELLIRLEALRTAMSRVPEERERVQRLYREGLASFEETKSHVGEIDRKRSALHQEKETLEARLSMQTADEAEADRLGRVVRRVADRLELLSPGQRVEVIRAFVRRVVVLPGPEIQVHAFVPVPGRQEEQQYVGATWEAALS
- a CDS encoding ATP-binding protein, which translates into the protein MTAPTRERLRVPVEALRWTCDLTSLGFATTADLPRESAIVGQVRGVRALQFGLGIDQPGYNIFVSGAPGTGRSTYTRGEVERAAQAKPVPSDWCYVRNFAAADQPVAISLPAGEGQAFRAQVADLVTEVREGLRRAFASEAYEQQRATVAKQYEQQLGEIWQALENQAKIRSLMLQRTPTGILTVAVDLQGRPITPEVFQSLPEGERQRIADRSKELEEVLAEAQRKARSLEREGREALRQFDAQTAKFVIDTPVERLKDADRDHAKVVAFLNAIEQDMLEHLAELRGDDEGERPRQELPFPRQDPYARYQVNLLVDHRGTHGAPVIIETNPTYYNLVGKAEYRSEFGALLTDFTMIKAGALHRANGGFLILQARDVLTNPYAYDGLKRALRSQEIRIEHLGEAAGLLPTATLRPDPIALDIKVVLIGTPDVFHLLYGLDEEFEKLFKIRADFDVTIDRTPANQEEYVRAIAAICHRTGSCHFDPSGVAAVLEHSARLAASQDKLSTRFNEVVEIVFEATAWAREGGSPVVTREHVRRAVEEKAYRSNLLEERIRELITKGVILVDTDGAVTGQINGLSVLQLGDYTFGQPSRITARAYVGGRGVVNIERETQMSGRVHSKGVFVLASFLASRFAQAHPLSLSASLTFEQLYSDVDGDSASSTELYALLSELSGLPIAQGLAVTGSVNQMGEVQPIGGVNEKIEGFYYVCKAKGLTGRQGVVIPHQNVRDLMLREEVVAACREGRFAIWAVHTIDEGIEVLTDSEAGARGSDGRFPPTSVNGRVETRLAELAKRYREFGPTPEHPKDTPPAST